Part of the Panicum virgatum strain AP13 chromosome 4N, P.virgatum_v5, whole genome shotgun sequence genome is shown below.
AATCTACCCAATATTGATGATTTTCCCTATACTTTTGGataactagaaagttgtaggtTCTGAAATTATCTTTCATGTGGCAAAAAGATCAGAATTTTTGTCCATCATAATTGAAGATTCCAAAAAAAGAAGCAACAATGCTGCTGTTTTCAGTACATTAGCATATGTTAGAGTGAGGACGTTGGGTTCGAGCGTAGAATTTCTTTACTCGATGTCTTTACTATGAAGTGTGTTTGTTTCTGTGCTGAGCCATATTTGTGAACAGGTGGTGCACCTTCGGACCGTGCTTAGCTCATGTTCTTGATCTTCGATGAAGGCAAGTAAACGTAGCGATGTGGTCTACTCGCTTTAACTTTGTTATTTAAATTGCCTCCATTAAATTTCAAAAGCTCACACTAGTCAGATAAGATCTAACTTTAGCTTTATTTGTGGATTTATACATTTATCCACTTGTGGCATTTCTCTTGGAGTTATAATTTTTTGAGGTATATGAAGTTCATGCATTACAATCATACATTATTTGCACTCTCATATTGAATATGCATTTGAAGAAACCATAGCCGGATTGGTGTGATAAGTACCGGTACAGCAACGCATATTGAGATGTAGCAATGTGGTTACAACCCTCACTTCCTTTCTTGGGATTTATGGTTAGAAGTGAAgtcatgcattgcattgcaccatTTGCATGTGCATTGAAGTATTGATATGAACTTTTCATGTATTTCTCTACCTGAAGTTATCCACTGTCTTAATATGATGCTTCTTTTATATCAAATTATTAATCTGATGTTTAATCAAATTGTGATTTATATAGCTTGGTTAAAGCAGTTTGATTGCTGAGGTTTTTCCATAAACCTCACATGTTGATTTTTTCCTCACAGGTGCTTGAGCTTGGACATTGCATGCTTTGGAAGGGAGTAGCAGCACGTGTGCACACACTTATTAATATATGTTGAACAAATATTTTATAATAAAATGTATAAATGTGGAGACTCTAATGTTGTTTGATTTCTCTCACATCGTTCAGTTTGTGAAATGTACATTTCACTCCAGTGAAATCTTTATTAATCTATCTAAACGATTTATGTTGCTTCCGTGTACTCTGTTATATGTTTGTGCTACCGTGTGGTAATTTCCCAGAGGATTACTTTGTTTTCTTCTGGAGTGTTACAGAGGGAGAGGGAGCGAGGACCCTGTAGGAGGCGAAGCCCTTTCAAGATGTGCGGGAaccaagagagagaggagagggagagggagaggaacagGGGAGCGGGGAGGAAGAGAGATACAGCCATGCGGGGAGGAAGAGATCTTGGGAGGGAAGGGCGACTCCCGCCAATATGGAGGGAGAACGCTCGGCATTACGAGGGAGGCTGCGGTAGTGCGATGAATACCATTAGATATTGAAGTAAAGTTTCCAATATCAATTCTTAGACCATCCAAGCAGCTTGTATTCGGTATCCCTAATACCAatatctacatccaaacagaGTGTAACAAGAATAATGTCTGTATTTGTGGACCAAGGGGCTACAATATAATGCATTCACATGAGGTGCATGTTCAGTATATATAAACTTATGTCGAGACTGGGTAGTAACTTGTCGAACATGCAGGCTTGAGGATTGGGATCTACGTTAAATAAGACACGAATGTGAACATGAAACTGAATACTTAGTcacaaattttgaaaaaaaaacacttccACTCGAACACAGGTCCTACAAACATTTGTGTATTAATTAACCGAGAAATTAAAAGTCTGAAACTAAACAAGATTggtttaatttaatttattactTATTACTACTTTGTTTGGTCAAAAATAAAATAGCAAAGTGCGGGTGAGAAAATAGAACAAAAACTTGAGGCCGCGAGCGACGCCTCGTCTTAAAATAGCAATAGGCCATATGACCATGCCACAAACATAGCAGCGAGAGGCCCGTTAGCAATAGGTATATATAGGCTGGAGCCATCGGCGAGCAATGCAAGACACAAAGCTTTGCGACAAAATGGCCTTCCCCAACAACACCATGCTGAGAACTCTCTTCCTCCTTGTGCTTGTCTGCGCTGCGCATGCTGGCGGGAAGGCGAAGGAGAGCTCTTCCGCTCCGGCCGGGGGTGGTGGTGGATCCTGTGACGGCGGGACATGCGACATCACCAAGATGGGCGCGACCGCCGGCGGCAAGACGGACTGCACCAAGGCTGTACAGGAGGCATGGACGTCGGCGTGTGGCGGCACCGGAAAGCAGAAGATCATGATCCCCAAGGGCGACTTCCTGGTCGGGCCGCTCAACTTCACGGGCCCGTGCAAGGGTGACGTGACCATCCAGCTGGACGGCAACCTGCTGGCGTCCACGGACTTGAGCCAGTACAAGGGCAACTGGATCGAGATCCTGCGCGTGGACAATCTGGTGATCACCGGCAAGGGCACGCTCGACGGGCAAGGCCCCGCTGTGTGGAGCAAGAACTCATGCGCCAAGAAGTACGACTGCAAGATCCTACCCAACTCGTTGGTTCTGGACTTCGTGAACAACGGCGAGGTGTCCGGCATCACGCTGCTCAACTCCAAGTTCTTCCACATGAACGTGTTCCAGTGCAAGGACATGGTGATCAAGGACGTGACGGTCACGGCGCCAGGGGACAGCCCCAACACGGATGGCATCCACATGGGTGACTCGTCCGGGGTCACAATCAGCAACACGGTTATCGGTGTTGGCGACGACTGCATCTCCATCGGCCCAGGTAGCACCAAGGTCAACATCACCGGCGTCACCTGCGGCCCGGGACACGGCATCAGCATCGGCAGCCTTGGGCGGTACAAGGACGAGAAGGACGTGACTGACATCAACGTGAAGGACTGCACTTTCAAGAAGTCGACTAACGGCCTCCGGATCAAGGCGTACGAAGACGCCAAGTcggtgctcacagcctccaagATCCACTATGAGAACATCAAGATGGAGGACGCGGCGAACCCCATAATCATCGACATGAAGTACTGCCCCAACAAGATTTGCACCGCCAGCGGCGGCTCCAAGGTCACCGTCAAGGACGTCTCCTTTAAGAACATCaccggcacctcctccacccccgAGGCCGTCAGCTTGCTCTGCACCGACAAGATCCCATGTAGCGGAGTCACCATGGACAATGTCAAGGTCGAGTACAGCGGCAAAAACAACAAGACCATGGCCGTCTGCAACAATGCCAAGGGCTCCTCCACAGGCTGCCTCAAGGAGCTCGCCTGCCTCTGAGGGATCCAGGCCATTTCGTACCCTGATCCATTGCCATCCAATGATATGATGGTAACTACTATCACACATACAACTCACTACTTCCAGCTGCTCGTATACACGAGATCGAGCCATTTAAATCTAGACTGGATGGACACTTTTCTGCTTTCTTGGTTTCTCTTATG
Proteins encoded:
- the LOC120669731 gene encoding exopolygalacturonase-like, translated to MAFPNNTMLRTLFLLVLVCAAHAGGKAKESSSAPAGGGGGSCDGGTCDITKMGATAGGKTDCTKAVQEAWTSACGGTGKQKIMIPKGDFLVGPLNFTGPCKGDVTIQLDGNLLASTDLSQYKGNWIEILRVDNLVITGKGTLDGQGPAVWSKNSCAKKYDCKILPNSLVLDFVNNGEVSGITLLNSKFFHMNVFQCKDMVIKDVTVTAPGDSPNTDGIHMGDSSGVTISNTVIGVGDDCISIGPGSTKVNITGVTCGPGHGISIGSLGRYKDEKDVTDINVKDCTFKKSTNGLRIKAYEDAKSVLTASKIHYENIKMEDAANPIIIDMKYCPNKICTASGGSKVTVKDVSFKNITGTSSTPEAVSLLCTDKIPCSGVTMDNVKVEYSGKNNKTMAVCNNAKGSSTGCLKELACL